One segment of Macaca fascicularis isolate 582-1 chromosome 2, T2T-MFA8v1.1 DNA contains the following:
- the UBA3 gene encoding NEDD8-activating enzyme E1 catalytic subunit isoform X5 has protein sequence MLISLLNYEDGVLDPSSIVPLIDGGTEGFKGNARVILPGMTACIECTLELYPPQVNFPMCTIASMPRLPEHCIEYVRMLQWPKEQPFGEGVPLDGDDPEHIQWIFQKSLERASQYNIRGVTYRLTQGVVKRIIPAVASTNAVIAAVCATEVFKIATSAYIPLNNYLVFNDVDGLYTYTFEAERKENCPACSQLPQNIQFSPSAKLQEVLDYLTNSASLQMKSPAITATLEGKNRTLYLQSVTSIEERTRPNLSKTLKELGLVDGQELAVADVTTPQTVLFKLHFTS, from the exons ATATCGCTTCTAAATTATGAAGATGGTGTCTTAGATCCAAGCTCCATTGTCCCTTTGATAGATGGGGGGACAGAAGGTTTTAAAGGAAATGCCCGGGTGATTCTGCCTGGAATGACTGCTTGTATCGAATGCACGCTGGAACTTTATCCACCACAG GTTAATTTTCCCATGTGCACCATTGCATCTATGCCCAGGCTACCAGAACACTGTATTGAGTATGTAAGGATGTTGCAGTGGCCTAAGGAGCAGCCTTTTGGAG aaggGGTTCCATTAGATGGAGATGATCCTGAACATATACAATGGATTTTCCAAAAATCCCTAGAGAGAGCATCACAATATAATATTAGGGGTGTTACGTATAGACTCACTCAAG GGGTAGTAAAAAGAATCATTCCTGCAGTAGCTTCCACAAATGCCGTCATTGCAG CTGTGTGTGCCACTGAGGTTTTTAAAATAGCCACAAG TGCATACATTCCCTTGAATAATTACTTAGTGTTCAATGATGTAGATGGgctgtatacatacacatttgaAGCAGAAAGAAAG GAAAACTGCCCAGCTTGTAGCCAGCTTCCTcaaaatattcagttttctccATCAGCTAAACTACAGGAGGTTTTGGATTATCTAACCAATAGTGCTTCTTT GCAAATGAAATCTCCAGCCATTACAGCCACTCTAGAGGGAAAAAATAGAACACTTTACTTACAG tcGGTAACCTCTATTGAAGAACGAACAAGGCCAAATCTCTCCAAAACATTGAAAG aattGGGGCTCGTTGATGGACAAGAACTGGCGGTTGCTGATGTCACCACCCCACAGACTGTACTATTCAAACTTCATTTTACTTCTTAA